In Verrucomicrobiota bacterium, a single genomic region encodes these proteins:
- a CDS encoding MTAP family purine nucleoside phosphorylase, whose amino-acid sequence MIAFIVGSGFYELEGFSPVETVTRFGNVRYLTGKIAENPVLLLPRHGSGHTYLPHQINHRANLLALKEAGAERVVSCSVCGVINPDWSLGAPLVAKELFFPENRLGDGTTCTVFQEPAEPGRGHLLAGSFFHSSLSSQIESHFKKSHSNCHIGSYAHANGPRFNSKAEIKALRVAGADFLSQTCGPEAVLANELELPYALAGFSVDYANGVQLDPTPVETLQANLKRAKDAFVDLIQTLSSQPQDYTFENFVYRFD is encoded by the coding sequence ATGATTGCATTTATCGTAGGTTCAGGCTTCTACGAATTGGAGGGATTCTCACCGGTCGAGACGGTCACGCGGTTTGGGAATGTGAGATACCTGACGGGGAAAATCGCAGAAAACCCGGTTTTATTGCTCCCTCGCCACGGAAGCGGCCATACCTACCTACCCCATCAAATCAATCACCGCGCAAACCTTCTCGCTCTCAAGGAAGCAGGAGCTGAAAGGGTGGTTTCGTGTTCGGTCTGTGGAGTGATCAACCCAGATTGGTCACTCGGTGCCCCCCTGGTCGCGAAAGAACTTTTCTTCCCCGAAAACCGGCTCGGCGATGGCACGACATGCACAGTTTTTCAGGAACCAGCTGAGCCCGGTAGAGGTCATCTCCTTGCGGGATCTTTTTTTCATTCATCCCTCTCCTCGCAAATCGAAAGTCATTTCAAAAAGTCGCACTCCAATTGCCATATCGGGTCCTATGCCCACGCGAATGGTCCGCGCTTCAACTCAAAAGCGGAGATCAAAGCTCTACGGGTTGCCGGAGCCGACTTCCTCTCGCAAACCTGTGGTCCCGAGGCCGTCCTAGCAAATGAACTCGAGTTACCTTATGCCCTCGCCGGATTCTCGGTGGACTATGCAAACGGCGTCCAATTGGATCCCACCCCAGTCGAGACTCTTCAGGCGAACCTGAAGCGAGCGAAAGATGCGTTTGTAGACTTGATTCAGACTCTCTCCTCTCAGCCACAGGACTACACTTTCGAAAACTTTGTCTACCGCTTCGACTAG
- a CDS encoding TIGR04282 family arsenosugar biosynthesis glycosyltransferase yields the protein MSTASTRTQRPSILAFLKAPVAGTVKTRLAKEIGNEKALEAYRWLVERQLSDLPRDWNLEIHYAPSNSLQLMREWLGSERFYIPQCEGDLGKRLVHGIADCFKRGANTVHCIGGDCPTLGPTEFCLAERHLTEGTDLVYGPAFDGGYYLISLRKPAHEVFEGIPWSSEQTLTESLKKAEQHSYSFRLLPAHSDVDELTDWQKLRVDPI from the coding sequence TTGTCTACCGCTTCGACTAGAACCCAGCGTCCGTCCATCCTCGCCTTTCTCAAGGCGCCAGTTGCCGGAACCGTCAAAACCAGACTGGCCAAGGAGATCGGGAACGAGAAAGCCCTCGAAGCCTACCGGTGGCTCGTGGAGCGCCAGCTGTCCGACCTTCCCAGGGATTGGAACCTCGAGATTCACTATGCACCGTCCAATTCCCTTCAGCTTATGCGGGAATGGTTGGGCTCCGAACGTTTCTACATCCCCCAGTGCGAAGGTGATTTAGGCAAACGACTTGTCCATGGGATTGCAGATTGTTTCAAAAGAGGAGCCAACACAGTCCACTGCATCGGAGGAGACTGTCCCACCCTTGGTCCGACTGAATTCTGCTTGGCAGAGCGTCATCTCACCGAGGGAACTGACCTCGTTTACGGTCCAGCTTTCGACGGAGGCTATTACCTGATCTCCCTGCGAAAACCGGCACACGAGGTTTTCGAAGGAATTCCCTGGAGCAGTGAGCAAACCCTCACCGAGTCTCTCAAAAAAGCGGAACAGCATTCGTATTCTTTTCGCTTACTCCCTGCTCACTCAGACGTCGACGAGCTGACCGACTGGCAAAAACTCCGAGTAGATCCAATCTAG